The Candidatus Deferrimicrobium sp. genome window below encodes:
- the hybB gene encoding Ni/Fe-hydrogenase cytochrome b subunit, producing MNPHASAVSGPILTRFFKVCLAVFAMCILVLAWRFVVGLGPTTGMNDGFPWGIWIAFDVVIGTALACGGFSVAILCYAFNNGKYHPLIRPAVLTSALGYSLAGASVIVDLGRYWNVWRIPLLWNWNRNSVLLEVAICIMTYVVVLWIELSPAFLEVWEKQEKFPLLCRAARRVHGWLNRYLIAILALGILLPTMHQSSLGSLMLIMVSKLHKLWHTPLLPVLFLSTAILMGYAAVIFESALADEVFDRPRETKLLASMSGIMVVVLFFFLGVRLVDLALRGRLGLIARLDFYSMMFLLEMVLFLAPALLLLSRKRRENPGIELISAIMMMLAGSLYRFDTFLVGFNPGPGWSYFPTIPEMMVTIGFVAFEVLAYLFIVKQFPILHTGLPSQTFGAVTPKSSV from the coding sequence ATGAATCCCCACGCATCGGCCGTCTCCGGCCCCATTCTCACCCGGTTCTTCAAAGTTTGCCTCGCGGTCTTTGCCATGTGCATCCTCGTGCTGGCGTGGCGCTTCGTCGTTGGCCTTGGACCCACCACGGGGATGAACGACGGGTTCCCTTGGGGGATCTGGATCGCCTTCGACGTGGTGATCGGAACCGCCCTCGCGTGCGGGGGGTTCTCGGTGGCGATCCTGTGCTACGCCTTCAACAATGGAAAGTACCACCCACTCATCCGCCCCGCCGTCCTGACCAGCGCTCTGGGGTACTCACTCGCCGGGGCGTCCGTCATCGTCGACCTCGGACGGTACTGGAACGTATGGAGGATCCCCCTGCTCTGGAACTGGAACCGGAACTCCGTTCTCCTCGAAGTCGCGATCTGCATCATGACATACGTGGTCGTCCTCTGGATCGAGCTGTCCCCGGCGTTCCTCGAGGTTTGGGAGAAACAGGAAAAGTTTCCGCTTCTCTGCCGGGCGGCCCGGCGTGTCCATGGGTGGCTCAACCGGTACCTGATTGCGATCCTCGCCCTGGGCATCCTCCTTCCCACGATGCACCAGTCGTCCCTCGGCTCCCTCATGCTGATCATGGTAAGCAAGCTTCACAAGCTCTGGCATACACCGCTCCTCCCCGTCCTCTTTCTCTCGACGGCCATCCTCATGGGCTATGCGGCGGTCATCTTCGAATCGGCGCTGGCAGATGAGGTGTTCGACCGGCCGCGGGAAACGAAGCTCCTGGCGAGCATGTCCGGGATCATGGTGGTCGTCCTCTTCTTCTTCCTCGGCGTGCGGCTCGTCGATCTCGCCCTGCGGGGCCGGTTGGGGCTCATCGCCCGGCTGGACTTTTACAGCATGATGTTCCTCCTGGAAATGGTGCTGTTCCTGGCGCCGGCCCTCCTGCTTCTCTCCCGGAAGAGAAGGGAGAACCCCGGGATCGAGCTGATCTCGGCGATCATGATGATGCTCGCCGGGAGCCTGTACCGGTTCGACACGTTCCTTGTCGGATTCAACCCCGGTCCCGGCTGGTCCTACTTCCCGACGATCCCGGAGATGATGGTCACCATCGGCTTCGTCGCCTTCGAGGTCCTGGCGTATCTCTTCATCGTCAAGCAGTTCCCGATTCTCCATACCGGCCTTCCGTCCCAAACCTTCGGGGCGGTGACGCCGAAATCTTCCGTTTAG
- a CDS encoding CBS domain-containing protein, with amino-acid sequence MLVGKRMTRNPKTVSPDDPLSFAAGILRENRFHHLPVIQGGRLIGILSDTDLRNASFTAIPKEGERGAAGDRPVREAMRTEVWSVTPDDSVEDALLILTREKFGALPVLSGDHLVGIITRTDLLNAFVDLLDVNEVCFCVDVTFPRNMARFEELVNVFSTMGVEVRSVLIAPQGEIGALNAHLRVATIDGPAVRRALREKGFVISERVSRL; translated from the coding sequence ATGCTCGTCGGAAAACGGATGACGCGGAACCCCAAGACGGTGTCTCCGGACGACCCGCTCTCGTTCGCTGCGGGGATCCTTCGGGAAAACCGGTTTCACCATCTTCCGGTGATCCAGGGCGGGAGACTGATCGGGATCCTGTCCGACACGGACCTGCGGAACGCCTCGTTCACCGCGATCCCCAAGGAAGGGGAAAGGGGGGCGGCGGGGGACCGGCCGGTCCGGGAGGCGATGCGGACGGAGGTCTGGTCCGTCACTCCCGACGATTCGGTCGAGGACGCGCTCCTCATCCTCACCCGGGAAAAGTTCGGCGCCCTCCCGGTGCTCTCCGGGGACCACCTGGTGGGGATCATCACGAGAACGGACCTGCTGAACGCCTTCGTCGACCTCCTCGACGTGAACGAAGTCTGCTTCTGCGTGGACGTCACCTTCCCCCGGAACATGGCCCGGTTCGAGGAACTCGTCAACGTCTTCTCCACGATGGGTGTCGAGGTCCGCAGTGTCCTGATCGCGCCGCAGGGAGAGATCGGGGCGCTGAACGCGCACCTGCGGGTCGCGACGATCGACGGCCCGGCGGTCCGCCGGGCTCTCCGTGAAAAAGGGTTTGTGATCTCGGAACGGGTCTCCCGACTCTGA
- a CDS encoding DMT family protein, with the protein MRTVVLLCCSNVFMTFAWYGHLKTLQAKPLYVAILVSWGIAFFEYVLMVPANRIGVQNFTVPQLKVMQEVITMVVFAGFAVFYLEAPLKLDYLWAGLCLVGAAYFMFRTL; encoded by the coding sequence GTGCGCACTGTCGTTCTCCTCTGCTGCTCCAACGTCTTCATGACGTTCGCCTGGTACGGCCACCTGAAGACCCTCCAGGCGAAGCCGCTCTACGTCGCGATCCTCGTGAGCTGGGGGATCGCCTTCTTCGAGTACGTCCTGATGGTGCCGGCGAACCGGATCGGCGTGCAGAACTTCACCGTTCCGCAGCTCAAGGTAATGCAGGAAGTGATCACAATGGTCGTCTTCGCGGGGTTCGCGGTTTTTTACCTGGAAGCGCCCCTGAAGCTCGACTATCTATGGGCGGGGCTATGCCTGGTGGGGGCCGCCTACTTCATGTTCCGAACGCTATAA
- a CDS encoding nickel-dependent hydrogenase large subunit, whose protein sequence is MSQRITIDPITRIEGHLRIDVEVDGGVVKDAWSSGTMWRGIEVILKGRDPREAWIFTQRICGVCTTVHAIASVRAVENALGLEIPLNAQYIRNLLITTHALGDHIVHFYQLSALDWVDVTSALKADPAKAASIAESISPWPGNSRKQMEAVKTRVSEFVKGGQLGIFANGYWGHPAMKLPPEINLVALSHYLQALEIQRKANQAVAILGGKTPHIQNLAVGGVANAINLDDPATLNMEKLYMVKDLLAEVTAFVQQVYLPDVCVIGAKYAEWLKYGAGVTNYLSVPDLPLDTKGTRFDFPGGTIFDGKLETYKPISSFQDPYFKENVSESIARSYYDGEWQKHPWEEDTVPKAGAFITTGKYSWSKSPRFEGRPMQVGPLAQVLMGYAAGHEPTMRWGNRALEMASKAAGAKLGPSDLHSTLGRHLARAVRCAVLGELAMKNWQLLATNIGKGDVTVFNPPVFPRSEQRGFGFHEAPRGTLSHWIVMKDGKIQNYQAVVPSTWNAGPRDGKGQKGPYEASLVGNPVSDPGRPLEVLRTVHSFDPCLACAIHMLKANGEEITRKNVI, encoded by the coding sequence ATGAGCCAGCGGATCACGATCGACCCGATTACACGGATAGAAGGACACCTCCGCATCGACGTCGAGGTCGACGGAGGCGTGGTGAAGGACGCCTGGTCGTCCGGGACGATGTGGCGCGGGATCGAGGTCATCCTGAAGGGGAGGGACCCCCGGGAGGCATGGATCTTCACGCAGAGGATCTGCGGGGTCTGCACGACCGTCCACGCCATCGCGTCGGTCCGGGCGGTGGAAAACGCCCTCGGGCTGGAGATCCCGCTGAACGCCCAGTACATACGGAACCTCCTGATCACGACACACGCCCTGGGCGACCACATCGTCCACTTCTACCAGCTCTCCGCCCTCGACTGGGTGGACGTGACGTCGGCTCTCAAGGCCGATCCGGCGAAGGCCGCGAGCATCGCGGAATCCATCTCGCCGTGGCCCGGAAACAGCCGGAAGCAGATGGAGGCGGTGAAAACGAGAGTTTCGGAGTTCGTCAAGGGCGGCCAGTTGGGGATTTTCGCCAACGGCTACTGGGGCCACCCCGCGATGAAGCTTCCGCCGGAGATCAATCTCGTCGCATTGTCCCACTACCTCCAGGCTCTCGAGATCCAGCGGAAGGCGAACCAGGCGGTCGCGATCCTCGGCGGCAAGACCCCCCACATCCAGAACCTGGCGGTGGGAGGGGTGGCGAACGCGATCAACCTGGACGATCCTGCGACCCTGAACATGGAGAAACTCTACATGGTGAAGGACCTCCTCGCGGAGGTTACGGCGTTCGTCCAGCAGGTCTACCTGCCGGACGTGTGCGTCATCGGCGCGAAGTACGCCGAATGGCTCAAGTATGGCGCCGGCGTCACCAACTACCTCTCGGTGCCGGACCTCCCTCTCGACACGAAGGGGACGAGGTTCGACTTCCCCGGGGGGACGATCTTCGACGGGAAGCTCGAGACGTACAAGCCGATCTCGTCCTTCCAGGATCCGTACTTCAAGGAGAACGTGTCGGAGAGTATTGCGCGGTCCTACTACGACGGGGAGTGGCAGAAGCACCCGTGGGAGGAGGATACCGTCCCGAAGGCGGGCGCGTTCATCACCACGGGGAAGTACTCGTGGTCGAAGTCCCCGCGGTTCGAGGGGCGCCCGATGCAGGTGGGACCCCTCGCCCAGGTCCTGATGGGGTACGCCGCCGGCCACGAGCCGACGATGCGATGGGGGAACCGCGCGCTGGAAATGGCCTCGAAAGCCGCGGGGGCGAAGCTCGGGCCGTCCGACCTTCACTCCACCCTCGGCAGGCATCTCGCCCGGGCGGTCCGCTGCGCGGTGCTGGGGGAGCTGGCAATGAAGAATTGGCAGCTGCTGGCGACGAATATCGGGAAGGGGGACGTCACCGTGTTCAACCCGCCGGTGTTCCCCCGGTCCGAACAGAGGGGGTTCGGTTTTCACGAGGCCCCGCGCGGGACGCTTTCCCACTGGATCGTCATGAAGGACGGGAAGATCCAGAACTACCAGGCGGTGGTTCCCTCCACATGGAACGCCGGCCCCCGGGACGGCAAGGGACAGAAGGGGCCGTACGAGGCATCCCTCGTGGGCAACCCGGTCTCGGACCCCGGGCGTCCGCTGGAGGTGCTCCGGACCGTGCATTCCTTCGACCCGTGCCTGGCGTGCGCCATCCACATGCTGAAGGCGAATGGGGAGGAGATCACCAGGAAAAACGTGATCTGA